The Streptomyces sp. NBC_01351 sequence TGTGCTGGACGGATGTGGTCGTGGACTTCGTCCATCTCACGCAGATCCCTGGCTGCCTTGCTGCTCAGAGACCGGACCTGTTCGCGCGGGAGTCCCAGGTCGGTTGCGATGCTTTCCTCATCCTTTCCCTGAATCTGCGCTTCTGCGACGGTTTTACGCTTTGATCGCCTCATGTTCGCCAAGGCCGGGAGCACGATCTCCGTCGCGGGGTCGAGAGGCGTGAACACCTCGTGCCGGCGCACCACCCGCTCGTCGACGAGCGGCAGCAGATCGCAGTCGTCCAGCGGGCACTCGGGAGACCGATAGGAGTCGATGGCCAAGTTGCGTGCCACCTTCTTCATGTAGGGCAGAGGCGGGCAGCCCGGCCGGTTCCGACCTTCCAGCCAGACATGCAGCGTGTGCTCCAAAGCCTCCTGCACGATCTCCTCCCAGTAGTTGTGCAGGTCCGGGAACTCGTACCGCAGGAAGGCCAAGACCTTCTGCTGGTACTCCCCGAAGTGGGTCTCGAACAGACGGACCACCTCCCGTCGGCGGGGGAGGCCTCCGTCCGGTGAACCGCTTAGCACGAACCGTCCTCCTCCCGGCCTACGTCCGAGGGCAGGGCCGTTATCGCCCAGATCGTCAGCCGGCCGCCATCGGGCGGCTCGTAGCGGAGGACGACGGTCTTCGTAACGCTGCACGGCGTGCGCCGTGCCGGTGCGCCCACACCGCCCGCGGGCCGGCGGCGCGTCCTCCGCGTACGCAGGCCCGCAGCCCAGGGCCGGCCGGACACGGCAACCGCCGCGTGGACCAAGCCAGCCATGGCCGAGATGAACTCGGCCCAGTCCGGGGGTGTCAATTCAGGCTCCAGGTCTTCCTTCCGGGGACGACGCTCACTGCGCCACGTGACTACTACGGGGAGCCCCCACCGGAATTTCCCGTCGACCGAAGATGATCGAAACTGGCCGGAAGGACCTGCACTCCAGTCGCCAACGGCCCATTCCGCCGTGGTCAGGCCAACGCCCTCATCAGGATCGGGGGCACCTCGGATCGTTGCCCGGCCGAGTTTTACGACCGTAAAACTGCCGCCCTCGACGTTGATGCCGTGGTTCGTCACGACTGCGGCGACGTCGGCCTTTCGTTGAAGGGTGGCGCTTTGCCGGATATGCGTACGCGGTCGGACGTATACGGCAGGCTGGATCCGGCGGACCGGAGGGGTACGGCGGCCCGAGCTGGATGGCAGGCGCACGATGTGGAGGGGATGGACGTGGCGGACCACACACTGAGGGACTTGAAGGCGGCGCACGAGGGCTCGGTGGGCGTGCTGCTCGAGGACGGCACCGAGCCCGGCCCCGTGTACTTCGACGTGGGCAGCGGCGGGGAGATGCCGACGTCGACGGAGTGGCACGTCTATGACGGGCGGTTCGGCCGGCCCCGCGCCGCGGTGCTCCGCGGTGCGTGCTCGTGCGGCTGGCGGGGTCCGGCCCAGTACCCGCTGGACTGGACGACGCTCGGCGAGCTCCCCTTGTACGAGGCTGATGTCGACCTGGACGGCCCGATCGCGGACGTCGGCGCGCACCTAACGGTGATTCGGGACGCCAGCGTGCCCCTGCCCGAAACGCTCAGCGCGGTCCTGACCGAGCTGACCGGCCAGCTGAGCAACCTCTCGTTGGCGTCCCCACTGGTTGTGCTGAAGGCGTTGGCCGATCTCCAGTACCTCATCGCCGAGGTGGGGGAGGACGCGGCGAACGCCCTGCTCGACGAAGGAGTCCCGATTGACGAGGTGGCAACCGGGCTCGGAACGAGCGAGGCCGCGGCCCGCCGGTACGTGACGCGCTACCTCAGCCGCTGAACCAACTCCCACCCCAGAGCGACGGTGCGCCGGCCGCCGGGATGTCTAGCACCGTGGCGAGTTGAGCAGCGCGTTCGGTTCGCACGTTCCAAGGCCGCCTCCGTGGCCGGGCGGCCGACGGAAGGCGTAGCCACCCAGGCGACGGCCGGTTGTGACGGGCACTAGTGGTGCAGGGGCGGGGCTATGGTCCGTCGGGTGGGGGAGCGGTGCGTAGGCGTGCGCGACTTGACGGTGGAGTCGTCTGCTGTCGGTTGTTGGGGGTGCGTGAGGCGTGGGTGACTGGTTGTCGCGCAGCATTTGCATGGCCCCCTGTAGGGGCCGTGGGTGTGAAAGACGGTGTTTGCCGGGCGGGAGAGACGTCGCCGCAGGCGCCCGCCGTGCGGGATTTGCCGTGAAGGTCTGGTGAACTGTCCCGCCCCACGGGATCGCGCTTTCTCACAGGTCAGGGCCAGTGTCCCCTGTGGGGATGATCAGTGTCGCGAAGGTTCAGCCGGGGAATGCCTGGCGGTACTACGTACGGGGAGTAGCTTTCGGGGACGGCCGCCGCCCGGCTGGGAAGCCGATGAAGGACGCCCAGGAGGAAGCAGGTCTCCCGCCCGGGGTGTGGATGGGGTTGGGACTCGCTGCGCTCGGGCTCACCGCGGGCTCGGTGGTGACGGAGCGGCAGGCGGAGCTGCTGTTCGGGGAAGGCCGGCACCCGGACGCCGACCGCATTGAACGCGAGCGCCTGGACGAGGGCGCCGATCTGGAGACGGCGCGACGGGACACCGTCCTCGGGCAGCCGATCGAGGAGATCCAGCGGCGGAAGCAGACTCCGTTGCTCGCGTTCGACTTCGTGTTCCGTGCGCAGGCGTCCCTGATCGTGCTGTGGGCGCTGGGAGATGATCACACCCGGCGGGTCATCGAGCGGGCGCACGAGCGGGCCATCGCCACCGTGCTGCGCTGGCTGGAGGAGGAGGTCGCGGAGACCCGGTGGTCTTCAGGCCGGGAACGTGCGAAGGCCCCGGGCCTGGTCGTCGCGGCGTTCCGGCACTTCGACAACCGTGACGGGTTTCCCCTGCTTCATACGCACTGTCTGATCGCCAATCGGGTGCAGCGCCCGGACGGCTCCTGGTACGCGCTGGACACCCGCCGCCTCCTTCAGTATGTGGTGGCCGCCGGGACGCTCTACACCCTCACAATGACGACCGAGGTGTGTGAGGAGCTCGGGCTGGCGACCGTGCCCCGCGAGGTCACGCCGGGCCTGCGCCCGGTCATGGAGATAGCCGGGGTCGACTCAGAGCTGATCGACTGGTCCTCCACCCGCCGCCAGCGGATCGCAGACGCGCTGGAGGGCGTCACCGACGAGTACGTCGCCAAGCACGGGCGGCTGCCCGGCGAGCGCGCCCGCCACGGACTCGGCTGGTGGGCGGCGCAGGACACCCGCCCGGACAAGAAGACCCCGAAGCCCTTGGAGCAGCTGCGCGCGTGGTGGCGCGCTTCAGCGCTCTGGCGCTTCGGCGTGCGAATGATCGACGGGCTCCTGGAGCGGTGTCGGGCGGCCGGTGCGGCGATCCGGGCCCGGGTGAGCCCGCTGGTGGACACCGTGCTCGCCGCTGTCGACGTCGCCGCGGTCGTTTACACCGTCCGCAACGCCTTCGCCCGCCGCCATGTCCTGGCCGAAGCACGCCGGCATCTCCTGGAGACCATGCGCGGCCGCGTCTTTCCGCCAGGCCTGGACAACTACATCGCCGACAAGGCCCTGGACCGCCACTCGCGCCAGCTCACCGTGCCCCAGAAGGGCCGCCGGACCCCGGCGCCGGACCAGCTCACCTACACCGCCGACTTCGCCTGGCCCGCCCGCTGGTGGATCGCCGGTACAGACGGCAGGCCGCCGCGGGCGTCGACCCGGTACGAGCGGGCACAGGTCGCCAGCCTCGCTCTGCAGAACGCGATCCGCCTCGCTCGCACCGCACCCCCTCCGGTGCTGGACGGAGCGCCGGCCGCGACCGCGTCGGCCACCGCGCGCACCGACGACCACAACCACGACCAGGCGGCGGCCGCACCGCACGCCGTCGACCACCCCGGCCGGGACGCCGCCCTCACCCCAGTGCAGCAAGCCGCAGCCGTCCACGCCCACCAGCAGGCCGCGATGCCGGAGCTGCTGGAGGGACGCACGACCGATCCGGCGACGTGGATAAGCACGCCGGAGAACCTCGCCCGGTTCGCCGCCTTCAAGCGCGAGGCTGACGCCCGCCGCCGCGCCATCGCCGACCGGCCACAGCCCGAGCAGCAAGCCGACGCGGCCAGTCCCGCCAGCCAACAGCCGCACCAGCACCCCAGGCTGGCCCAGGGAAGAGGAGCGGCACAGCAGTGACGGACGCAGCCGGGAGAGAGCCCGGCCCGCCCGGCGGGACACAGCACGAAGTCGCCGGGCCACCTGCCGGGACGTGGCCGACGCTCACGTCCTGGAGGTGACGGAGAGGGGCGAGGGTGCAGGGACCAACACCACCCAAGTACGGAGGCCCCCATGGTTGACCCGGTCCCGCTGCACCTCTCGCCGGAGCGCTTGGAGCGTCTGGAGCAGCTCACCGACGCGATCCGGCTGCGGGCGGCGCTGTACGCGTCGCCAAAGCCGCCGCCGGTCCGGCGCCGCTCCAGGCAGTACCCCGGCGGCCGGCCGAACCCCTGGCGGGCCGCGCGTCTGCGCCGACGCCGCCAGAGGTGAGTGAACGACATCGTGCGCACCAGTGCGCACACCGACGATGCACGGCACTCCCGGCCACCGCACTGAGCCTCCGCCAACATGAAGTCGCAGGGCAAAAGGCTGGTGTGACCGGCTCTCGGGGTGCTCACGCTGGTTGTGGGCGACAGTCTGCGGCGTAGAACGTCTGGAGCCGTGAGCAGATCGGGCCGCCCCGCCGATCGCGGCGGCCTCGGAAGCGATCTTCGGAGCGCGGTCCTGTGGACAGAGGACGGTGCCGGGAGGGGAGAAATCACCCAAGGACGGCCGCCTTCCACGAGCGGGCCGGCGGTGTCGGGGGCGTGAACCACCGGCTCGCCGTGGCGACCACGACCCTGCCCCTGCTGATTCGCAACGGGGCCGATCGACCGGTGTGGTGAGTCGTCGGCCGCAGCGAGAACCGCCGGTCCCTGGCAGCACTGCCGAAGGCACGGTGAGCCCGACGGGGTGACAAGCTTCCGGCAGCGGCTTGCCCGCCAGCTGCCGGAGCCGGTCCAACAGGCTGGGCAAGCCCAAGGCGAGCCTGGGCAAGCCGTCCCCACAGCGGCTTCGGCTTGCCTCGGGCTCGGTGCGCACGTAGGGAGCACGGGGTCAGTGTCGGTGGCGCCAGTGCTGGTGAACCTTGAGGACTTCGTAGCTCCATGCGGTGTGCTGCCGGCTGCCGGCCGGGCATCTCCAGCCGAGCTGTTCGGCTACGGCCGGGAAGCGGGGGTGCATCTGGCGGTCCCCGACCGTGACGAGCGCGGACAGGAGAGGTTCTTCCTTTCGGCCGTCTTCGTCGACCAGCCACAGGAGCACGCATCGGTCGTCGGCATGGAGGCGGGGCAGGCCCGGCAGGCGTTTGTGGATCTGGGGCCAGGTGGTAGTGGAGCCGGCGCGGGCGGTCTGTTCCAGCAGGGGCCGCAATATGGTCGCGATTTCCCACAGCTGTCCGGTCTCCAGGAGCGCCGGATCATTCCTGTGGGACGGGCGGGACTTCACCACCGGAGCCGGAGCCGGAGCCGGAGCCGGGATGGGGGCTTGGGGC is a genomic window containing:
- a CDS encoding sigma-70 family RNA polymerase sigma factor, which gives rise to MLSGSPDGGLPRRREVVRLFETHFGEYQQKVLAFLRYEFPDLHNYWEEIVQEALEHTLHVWLEGRNRPGCPPLPYMKKVARNLAIDSYRSPECPLDDCDLLPLVDERVVRRHEVFTPLDPATEIVLPALANMRRSKRKTVAEAQIQGKDEESIATDLGLPREQVRSLSSKAARDLREMDEVHDHIRPAHQRKSRRGEEDAGD
- the mobF gene encoding MobF family relaxase; protein product: MISVAKVQPGNAWRYYVRGVAFGDGRRPAGKPMKDAQEEAGLPPGVWMGLGLAALGLTAGSVVTERQAELLFGEGRHPDADRIERERLDEGADLETARRDTVLGQPIEEIQRRKQTPLLAFDFVFRAQASLIVLWALGDDHTRRVIERAHERAIATVLRWLEEEVAETRWSSGRERAKAPGLVVAAFRHFDNRDGFPLLHTHCLIANRVQRPDGSWYALDTRRLLQYVVAAGTLYTLTMTTEVCEELGLATVPREVTPGLRPVMEIAGVDSELIDWSSTRRQRIADALEGVTDEYVAKHGRLPGERARHGLGWWAAQDTRPDKKTPKPLEQLRAWWRASALWRFGVRMIDGLLERCRAAGAAIRARVSPLVDTVLAAVDVAAVVYTVRNAFARRHVLAEARRHLLETMRGRVFPPGLDNYIADKALDRHSRQLTVPQKGRRTPAPDQLTYTADFAWPARWWIAGTDGRPPRASTRYERAQVASLALQNAIRLARTAPPPVLDGAPAATASATARTDDHNHDQAAAAPHAVDHPGRDAALTPVQQAAAVHAHQQAAMPELLEGRTTDPATWISTPENLARFAAFKREADARRRAIADRPQPEQQADAASPASQQPHQHPRLAQGRGAAQQ